From Pongo pygmaeus isolate AG05252 chromosome 2, NHGRI_mPonPyg2-v2.0_pri, whole genome shotgun sequence, a single genomic window includes:
- the FBXL2 gene encoding F-box/LRR-repeat protein 2 isoform X2, whose amino-acid sequence MDAQKSLTVRLLFFSTCYSLSRFCSKLKHLDLTSCVSITNSSLKGISEGCRNLEYLNLSWCDQITKDGIEALVRGCRGLKALLLRGCTQLEDEALKHIQNYCHELVSLNLQSCSRITDEGVVQICRGCHRLQALCLSGCSNLTDASLTALGLNCPRLQILEAARCSHLTDAGFTLLARNCHELEKMDLEECILITDSTLIQLSIHCPKLQALSLSHCELITDDGILHLSNSTCGHERLRVLELDNCLLITDVALEHLENCRGLERLELYDCQQVTRAGIKRMRAQLPHVKVHAYFAPVTPPTAVAGSGQRLCRCCVIL is encoded by the exons ATGGATGCACAAAAATCACTGACAG TGCGTCTGCTCTTTTTCAGCACGTGTTATAGCCTTAGCAGATTCTGTTCCAAGCTGAAACATCTGGATCTGACCTCCTGTGTGTCTATTACAAACAGCTCCTTGAAGGGGATCAG TGAGGGCTGCCGAAACCTGGAGTACCTGAACCTCTCTTGGTGTGATCAGATCACGAAGGATGGCATCGAGGCACTGGTGCGAGGTTGTCGAGGCCTGAAAGCCCTGCTCCTGAGGGGCTGCACACAG TTAGAAGATGAAGCTCTGAAACACATTCAGAATTACTGCCATGAGCTTGTGAGCCTCAACTTGCAGTCCTGCTCA CGTATCACGGATGAAGGTGTGGTGCAGATATGCAGGGGCTGTCACCGGCTGCAGGCTCTCTGCCTTTCGGGTTGCAGCAACCTCACAGATGCCTCTCTTACAGCTCTGGGTTTGAACTGTCCGCGACTGCA AATTTTGGAGGCTGCCCGATGCTCCCATTTGACTGACGCAGGTTTTACACTTTTAGCTCGG AATTGCCACGAATTGGAGAAGATGGATCTTGAAGAATGCATCCTG ATAACCGACAGCACACTCATCCAGCTCTCCATTCACTGTCCTAAACTGCAAGCCCTG AGCCTGTCCCACTGTGAACTCATCACAGATGATGGGATCCTGCACCTGAGCAACAGCACCTGTGGCCATGAGAGGCTGCGGGTACTGGAGTTGGACAACTGCCTCCTCATCACTGATGTGGCCCTGGAACACCTAGAGAACTGCCGAGGCCTGGAGCGCCTTGAGCTGTACGACTGCCAGCAGGTTACCCGTGCAGGCATCAAGCGGATGCGG GCTCAGCTCCCTCATGTCAAAGTCCACGCCTACTTTGCTCCCGTCACCCCACCGACAGCAGTGGCAGGAAGTGGACAGCGACTGTGCAGGTGCTGTGTCATTCTCTGA